The proteins below come from a single Molothrus ater isolate BHLD 08-10-18 breed brown headed cowbird chromosome 3, BPBGC_Mater_1.1, whole genome shotgun sequence genomic window:
- the KAT14 gene encoding cysteine-rich protein 2-binding protein isoform X1 — translation MANNVHMGGLLSRHDDEATRTSTSEGLEEGEVEGETLLIVESEDQASVDLSHDQSGDSLNSDEGETSWMEEMSYYCEKCQKWIPASQLREQLSYLKGDNFFRFTCSDCSEDGKEQFERLRLTWQQVVMLAMYNLSLEGTGRQGYFRWKEDICAFIEKHWTFLLGNRKKTSTWWSTVAGCLSVGSPLFFRSGAQEFGEPGWWKLVHNKPPTLKPEGEKLSASALKAKAASKPPLDPIITVEGLRKRVSRNPVESAMELKEKRSRTQEAKDIRRAQKEAAGFLDRSTSSTPVKFSSRCRRPDIVLEKGEVIDFSSLSSSDRTPLTSPSPSPSLDFSAPGTPASHSATPSLLSEADLIPDVMPPQALFHDDEEMEGDGVIDPGIEYVPPPSGTAGAGTMIASRKKVKTAEQIKQEVESEEEKTERMEGDSEDPEESNTPLQVRGRDKGKSQLEKDAKPRVPKHTSVSIYEEKLLLKRLEACPNALSMTPEARRLRRKLLVRQAKRERGLPLFDLDQVVNAALLLVDGIYGAKEGGVSRSPVGQATYRTTSQDFRILDRYQTMLPATKGYRQQTSKFLYRLVGSEDLLADHSIVSPYTSRVLKPYIRRDYETKPPKLRLLAEIRANPHRNDLNWKAEPEAPIDYCYVRPNHIPTINSMCHEFFWPGIDLSECLQYPDFSVVVLYKKVIIAFGFMVPDVKYNEAYISFLLVHPEWRRAGIATFMIYHLIQTCMGKDVTLHVSASNPAMLLYQKFGFKTEEYILDFYDKYYPLDSKECKHAFFLRLRR, via the exons ATGGCCAACAACGTTCACATGGGTGGGCTGCTCAGCCGCCACGACGATGAAGCCACCAGGACCTCCACCTCcgaggggctggaggagggcgAGGTGGAAGGGGAGACTCTCCTGATCGTGGAGTCCGAGGACCAGGCTTCCGTGGATTTATCGCACGACCAGAGCGGGGACTCCCTGAACAGCGACGAGGGGGAAACGTCCTGGATGGAGGAGATGTCCTATTACTGTGAGAAGTGCCAGAAGTGGATCCCAGCAA GTCAACTGAGAGAACAGCTCAGCTACCTCAAAGGAGATAACTTTTTCAGATTTACTTGCTCTGATTGCTCAGAAGATGGGAAGGAGCAGTTTGAACGCCTGAGATTAACATGGCAACAA GTTGTCATGTTGGCAATGTACAACTTGTCTCTGGAAGGAACGGGCCGGCAGGGGTACTTCAGATGGAAAGAAGACATTTGTGCTTTTATTGAGAAACACTGGACTTTCTTATTAGGGAACAG GAAAAAGACCTCAACATGGTGGAGCACAGTTGCTGGCTGTCTCTCTGTGGGGAGCCCCTTGTTTTTCCGCTCGGGGGCACAGGAATTTGGAGAACCAGGATGGTGGAAGCTGGTTCATAACAAGCCCCCAACACTGAAGCCTGAAGGAGAGAAGCTGTCAGCATCTGCACTGAAGGCAAAAG cagcttccaaGCCCCCGCTGGATCCCATCATTACCGTGGAAGGCCTTCGGAAGCGCGTGAGCCGCAATCCAGTGGAGTCAGCCATGGAGCTGAAGGAGAAGAGGTCCCGCACTCAGGAAGCCAAGGACATTCGGAGAGCCCAGAAGGAGGCAGCCGGCTTCCTGGACCGCAGCACCTCCTCCACGCCCGTCAAGTTCAGCAGCCGCTGCCGCCGGCCCGACATCGtgctggagaagggagaggTCATCGACTTCTCCTCGCTGAGCTCGTCCGACCGCACGCCTCTGACCAGCCCCTCGCCCTCCCCGTCCCTGGACTTCTCGGCTCCCGGCACGCCCGCCTCGCACTCGGccacccccagcctgctctCGGAAGCGGATCTCATCCCCGACGTCATGCCGCCACAGGCGCTCTTCCATG ATGATGAGGAGATGGAAGGAGATGGAGTCATAGACCCTGGAATAGAGTATGTGCCCCCTCCCAGTGGGACAGCTGGTGCTGGCACCATGATagcaagcaggaaaaaagtgaaGACAGCTGAGCAAATCAAGCAAGAGGTGGagagtgaagaagaaaaaacagaacGGATGGAAGGTGACAGTGAAGATCCTGAAGAGTCAAACACACCCTTGCAGGTGAGAGGACGAGACAAGGGGAAGTCACAGCTGGAGAAGGATGCCAAACCCAGAGTTCCCAAGCACACCTCAGTTAGCATCTatgaggagaagctgctgctgaagagaCTGGAAGCCTGTCCCAATGCTTTGAGCATGACCCCAGAGGCCCGGAGGCTGAGGCGCAAGCTGCTGGTCAGGCAGGCCAAGAGGGAGAGAGGGCTCCCACTCTTTGACCTGGACCAGGTTGTGAATGCTGCACTGCTCCTGGTTGATGGGATTTATGGAGCCAAAGAAGGTGGTGTCTCCAGGTCCCCAGTAGGGCAAGCAACATATAGAACTACTAGCCAGGACTTCAGGATCTTGGATAGATACCAG ACGATGCTGCCCGCCACGAAGGGATACCGCCAGCAGACAAGCAAGTTCCTGTACCGCCTGGTAGGCTCGGAGGACCTGCTGGCAGACCACAGTATTGTCAGCCCTTACACCTCCCGTGTCCTTAAGCCTTACATCAG ACGTGATTATGAGACAAAGCCTCCAAAACTCAGGCTGCTGGCAGAAATCCGGGCAAATCCACACAGGAATGATCTCAACTGGAAGGCTGAGCCAGAAGCACCCATTGATTACTGCTATGTTCGCCCTAATCACATCCCCACTATAAACTCCATGTGTCACGAATTCTTCTGGCCTG GAATTGATTTGTCAGAGTGCCTGCAGTACCCAGACTTCAGCGTTGTTGTCCTCTACAAGAAAGTTATCATTGCCTTTGGCTTTATGGTGCCAGATGTGAAGTACAATGAAGCTTACATCTCTTTTCTGTTGGTGCACCCTGAGTGGAGAAGAGCTGGGATTGCAACCTTTATGATTTACCATCTTATCCAG ACCTGCATGGGCAAGGACGTCACCCTTCACGTCTCTGCAAGCAACCCTGCTATGCTGCTCTACCAGAAGTTTGGATTTAAGACTGAGGAGTACATTTTGGATTTTTATGACAAGTATTACCCCTTGGACAGCAAGGAGTGCAAGCACGCCTTCTTCCTCAGGCTGCGGCGCTGA
- the KAT14 gene encoding cysteine-rich protein 2-binding protein isoform X2, producing the protein MANNVHMGGLLSRHDDEATRTSTSEGLEEGEVEGETLLIVESEDQASVDLSHDQSGDSLNSDEGETSWMEEMSYYCEKCQKWIPASQLREQLSYLKGDNFFRFTCSDCSEDGKEQFERLRLTWQQVVMLAMYNLSLEGTGRQGYFRWKEDICAFIEKHWTFLLGNRKKTSTWWSTVAGCLSVGSPLFFRSGAQEFGEPGWWKLVHNKPPTLKPEGEKLSASALKAKASKPPLDPIITVEGLRKRVSRNPVESAMELKEKRSRTQEAKDIRRAQKEAAGFLDRSTSSTPVKFSSRCRRPDIVLEKGEVIDFSSLSSSDRTPLTSPSPSPSLDFSAPGTPASHSATPSLLSEADLIPDVMPPQALFHDDEEMEGDGVIDPGIEYVPPPSGTAGAGTMIASRKKVKTAEQIKQEVESEEEKTERMEGDSEDPEESNTPLQVRGRDKGKSQLEKDAKPRVPKHTSVSIYEEKLLLKRLEACPNALSMTPEARRLRRKLLVRQAKRERGLPLFDLDQVVNAALLLVDGIYGAKEGGVSRSPVGQATYRTTSQDFRILDRYQTMLPATKGYRQQTSKFLYRLVGSEDLLADHSIVSPYTSRVLKPYIRRDYETKPPKLRLLAEIRANPHRNDLNWKAEPEAPIDYCYVRPNHIPTINSMCHEFFWPGIDLSECLQYPDFSVVVLYKKVIIAFGFMVPDVKYNEAYISFLLVHPEWRRAGIATFMIYHLIQTCMGKDVTLHVSASNPAMLLYQKFGFKTEEYILDFYDKYYPLDSKECKHAFFLRLRR; encoded by the exons ATGGCCAACAACGTTCACATGGGTGGGCTGCTCAGCCGCCACGACGATGAAGCCACCAGGACCTCCACCTCcgaggggctggaggagggcgAGGTGGAAGGGGAGACTCTCCTGATCGTGGAGTCCGAGGACCAGGCTTCCGTGGATTTATCGCACGACCAGAGCGGGGACTCCCTGAACAGCGACGAGGGGGAAACGTCCTGGATGGAGGAGATGTCCTATTACTGTGAGAAGTGCCAGAAGTGGATCCCAGCAA GTCAACTGAGAGAACAGCTCAGCTACCTCAAAGGAGATAACTTTTTCAGATTTACTTGCTCTGATTGCTCAGAAGATGGGAAGGAGCAGTTTGAACGCCTGAGATTAACATGGCAACAA GTTGTCATGTTGGCAATGTACAACTTGTCTCTGGAAGGAACGGGCCGGCAGGGGTACTTCAGATGGAAAGAAGACATTTGTGCTTTTATTGAGAAACACTGGACTTTCTTATTAGGGAACAG GAAAAAGACCTCAACATGGTGGAGCACAGTTGCTGGCTGTCTCTCTGTGGGGAGCCCCTTGTTTTTCCGCTCGGGGGCACAGGAATTTGGAGAACCAGGATGGTGGAAGCTGGTTCATAACAAGCCCCCAACACTGAAGCCTGAAGGAGAGAAGCTGTCAGCATCTGCACTGAAGGCAAAAG cttccaaGCCCCCGCTGGATCCCATCATTACCGTGGAAGGCCTTCGGAAGCGCGTGAGCCGCAATCCAGTGGAGTCAGCCATGGAGCTGAAGGAGAAGAGGTCCCGCACTCAGGAAGCCAAGGACATTCGGAGAGCCCAGAAGGAGGCAGCCGGCTTCCTGGACCGCAGCACCTCCTCCACGCCCGTCAAGTTCAGCAGCCGCTGCCGCCGGCCCGACATCGtgctggagaagggagaggTCATCGACTTCTCCTCGCTGAGCTCGTCCGACCGCACGCCTCTGACCAGCCCCTCGCCCTCCCCGTCCCTGGACTTCTCGGCTCCCGGCACGCCCGCCTCGCACTCGGccacccccagcctgctctCGGAAGCGGATCTCATCCCCGACGTCATGCCGCCACAGGCGCTCTTCCATG ATGATGAGGAGATGGAAGGAGATGGAGTCATAGACCCTGGAATAGAGTATGTGCCCCCTCCCAGTGGGACAGCTGGTGCTGGCACCATGATagcaagcaggaaaaaagtgaaGACAGCTGAGCAAATCAAGCAAGAGGTGGagagtgaagaagaaaaaacagaacGGATGGAAGGTGACAGTGAAGATCCTGAAGAGTCAAACACACCCTTGCAGGTGAGAGGACGAGACAAGGGGAAGTCACAGCTGGAGAAGGATGCCAAACCCAGAGTTCCCAAGCACACCTCAGTTAGCATCTatgaggagaagctgctgctgaagagaCTGGAAGCCTGTCCCAATGCTTTGAGCATGACCCCAGAGGCCCGGAGGCTGAGGCGCAAGCTGCTGGTCAGGCAGGCCAAGAGGGAGAGAGGGCTCCCACTCTTTGACCTGGACCAGGTTGTGAATGCTGCACTGCTCCTGGTTGATGGGATTTATGGAGCCAAAGAAGGTGGTGTCTCCAGGTCCCCAGTAGGGCAAGCAACATATAGAACTACTAGCCAGGACTTCAGGATCTTGGATAGATACCAG ACGATGCTGCCCGCCACGAAGGGATACCGCCAGCAGACAAGCAAGTTCCTGTACCGCCTGGTAGGCTCGGAGGACCTGCTGGCAGACCACAGTATTGTCAGCCCTTACACCTCCCGTGTCCTTAAGCCTTACATCAG ACGTGATTATGAGACAAAGCCTCCAAAACTCAGGCTGCTGGCAGAAATCCGGGCAAATCCACACAGGAATGATCTCAACTGGAAGGCTGAGCCAGAAGCACCCATTGATTACTGCTATGTTCGCCCTAATCACATCCCCACTATAAACTCCATGTGTCACGAATTCTTCTGGCCTG GAATTGATTTGTCAGAGTGCCTGCAGTACCCAGACTTCAGCGTTGTTGTCCTCTACAAGAAAGTTATCATTGCCTTTGGCTTTATGGTGCCAGATGTGAAGTACAATGAAGCTTACATCTCTTTTCTGTTGGTGCACCCTGAGTGGAGAAGAGCTGGGATTGCAACCTTTATGATTTACCATCTTATCCAG ACCTGCATGGGCAAGGACGTCACCCTTCACGTCTCTGCAAGCAACCCTGCTATGCTGCTCTACCAGAAGTTTGGATTTAAGACTGAGGAGTACATTTTGGATTTTTATGACAAGTATTACCCCTTGGACAGCAAGGAGTGCAAGCACGCCTTCTTCCTCAGGCTGCGGCGCTGA
- the BIRC5 gene encoding baculoviral IAP repeat-containing protein 5 — MAGRELLPEGWRLYFHSVRAATFHNWPFTEGCACTPERMAAAGFVHSPSENSPDVAQCFYCLKELEGWEPDDDPLEEHKKHTAACGFLSLQKEPPNLTVQEFLKLEKMRTRKALKKEVSQQMTKVEDRAKIQRCSIKNLA, encoded by the exons ATGGCGGGCCGGGAGCTGCTGCCCGAGGGGTGGCGGCTCTACTTCCACTCCGTCCGCGCCGCCACCTTCCACAACTGGCCCTTCACCGAGGGCTGCGCCTGCACGCCCGAGCGG atggcggcggcgggctTCGTGCACAGCCCCAGCGAGAACAGCCCCGACGTGGCGCAGTGCTTCTACTGCCTCAAGGagctggagggctgggagcccGACGACGACCCGCT GGAGGAGCACAAAAAACACACTGCGGCctgtggttttctttctcttcagaaaGAACCTCCTAACCTGACGGTGCAGGAGTTCCTGAAGCTGGAAAAAATGCGTACGAGAAAGGCACTT AAAAAAGAGGTTTCTCAGCAGATGACCAAGGTTGAAGATAGAGCCAAGATCCAGCGCTGTAGTATAAAGAATCTGGCCTAG